In one Rhizobium lentis genomic region, the following are encoded:
- a CDS encoding ribulose-phosphate 3-epimerase produces MSKPNRKWIANLPRDRLIAEFSVWSADLVRLADDLARVEPFVDVLHIDVADGHFAPAMLFFPDLVAGVRKVSSRPIHVHLMVSDNVLLPQIEQFVDAGSDLISIHVENEAVADAAIDLLDRRGVASGMVLRVESPVDRIAKYVPRLDFVTLLGTAIGVKGQGLDGRAGTRLEEAGRIIAASGATHRIVLAADGGIREHTVPLLRRAGAETVVLGSLAFNAPSLEERMAWLRAL; encoded by the coding sequence ATGAGCAAGCCTAATAGAAAATGGATCGCCAACCTGCCGAGAGACCGATTGATCGCTGAGTTTTCCGTGTGGTCGGCCGATCTCGTGCGGCTTGCCGATGATCTCGCGCGTGTGGAACCGTTTGTCGACGTCCTGCATATCGATGTCGCCGATGGTCACTTCGCGCCTGCGATGCTCTTCTTCCCTGATCTGGTAGCGGGCGTGCGCAAGGTCTCCTCGCGGCCGATCCATGTTCACCTGATGGTGTCCGACAATGTGCTGTTGCCGCAGATCGAACAATTCGTCGATGCCGGCAGTGATCTCATCAGCATCCATGTTGAGAACGAAGCGGTGGCTGACGCAGCGATCGATCTTCTGGACCGGCGCGGCGTTGCATCAGGCATGGTCCTGCGGGTCGAGTCCCCCGTGGACCGTATCGCCAAATATGTCCCACGCCTGGATTTCGTAACGCTGCTCGGAACGGCCATCGGCGTAAAAGGGCAGGGGCTCGACGGACGGGCCGGCACGCGGCTTGAGGAAGCTGGCCGGATCATAGCGGCCAGCGGCGCGACGCATCGCATCGTTCTTGCTGCCGATGGCGGTATCCGGGAGCATACGGTACCGCTGCTGCGCCGAGCAGGCGCGGAGACGGTCGTTCTCGGCTCTCTGGCTTTCAATGCTCCATCGCTTGAAGAGCGGATGGCGTGGCTACGCGCACTCTAA